A window of the Candidatus Saccharibacteria bacterium oral taxon 488 genome harbors these coding sequences:
- a CDS encoding ABC transporter permease — protein MTIIKRAWTAVARKRRRSLTIALIMTLIFTLLIGTLTVQQTMAQLKQSVERNIRAGFSIANKQPSGEVPMDITQRVQRLDKVKAHNFQAETTAGLPGKQLVDVAGSGVQLDSNVAGEAKVTGATDSNLLGEFTGRFYQLEQGKHLTERDQNAALIHKTFAEKNNIKPGDKLDITKDGRRVTVTVAGIFSGKGEKPAVLQSDMAENHLITNLAAAQQLTGSQQLTRATYFAENPHQLKSLTDRAKSLPNVDWQKFSLTDNGAVFAGVLQNIAGIQNILTIATIGAAAAGLAVLSLVLVFWVRGRLHEIGILLSIGTSKRQIIGQFLAELAIIAAVSSVFALAIGSIASSQISTALTIQTDQSQRVEKTVVQAAPPATYLQAFTFGYMVVLLSAIAATAPIMRQSPKQILAKLS, from the coding sequence ATGACGATTATCAAACGAGCCTGGACGGCTGTGGCACGCAAACGACGTCGCAGCCTGACCATCGCCCTGATCATGACGCTGATTTTCACGCTGCTGATCGGCACGCTGACGGTACAGCAGACGATGGCGCAGCTGAAGCAATCGGTCGAGCGTAATATTCGCGCCGGCTTTAGCATCGCTAACAAGCAACCGTCGGGCGAGGTGCCGATGGACATCACGCAGCGAGTGCAGCGCCTGGACAAGGTCAAAGCGCACAATTTCCAGGCAGAAACCACCGCGGGGCTGCCGGGCAAACAATTGGTTGACGTAGCGGGTAGTGGTGTGCAGCTGGACTCTAACGTGGCTGGCGAGGCGAAGGTGACGGGCGCGACAGATAGTAATCTGCTCGGCGAGTTCACCGGTCGATTCTACCAACTAGAGCAGGGTAAGCACTTGACCGAGCGCGATCAAAACGCGGCCCTGATCCACAAAACCTTCGCCGAGAAAAATAACATCAAGCCTGGCGACAAGCTGGACATCACCAAAGACGGCCGGCGGGTGACGGTGACTGTCGCAGGAATTTTCAGCGGCAAAGGCGAAAAGCCAGCGGTCTTACAGTCCGACATGGCGGAGAATCATCTCATTACTAATTTGGCCGCAGCGCAGCAGCTGACAGGTAGCCAGCAGCTAACGCGAGCGACGTATTTCGCCGAAAATCCGCATCAGCTGAAGTCGTTAACGGACCGCGCTAAAAGCCTACCAAACGTCGATTGGCAAAAATTTAGCCTGACTGACAACGGGGCCGTGTTCGCTGGGGTTCTCCAAAACATCGCTGGCATTCAAAACATTTTGACGATTGCCACCATCGGCGCAGCCGCGGCGGGGCTGGCGGTGCTGTCACTGGTGCTGGTGTTCTGGGTGCGCGGCCGCTTGCATGAAATTGGCATCTTGCTGTCTATCGGCACGTCGAAGCGGCAGATCATCGGGCAGTTCTTGGCAGAGCTGGCTATCATCGCCGCAGTCAGTTCGGTGTTTGCGCTCGCCATCGGCTCGATTGCCTCATCGCAAATTTCTACTGCCTTGACAATACAAACCGACCAAAGCCAGCGTGTAGAAAAAACCGTGGTGCAGGCCGCGCCACCGGCGACCTATCTGCAGGCTTTCACCTTCGGCTACATGGTCGTTCTGCTATCAGCCATCGCTGCCACCGCGCCAATCATGCGCCAATCACCAAAGCAAATTTTAGCAAAATTAAGTTAG
- a CDS encoding ABC transporter permease, translating into MSFIQRAWLYITRKKLKTLILLAILLCMSTIMLSGFAIKHSTDAAAQSLDKTLKAGFTLGNNPRTNPGTARGSGTVSNKDIDAVKNLEGVTDYVKRQNATVDFINTKLVPLPSGGSGYDAEKDKQFGNAATIIGVNKSESEKKFRAESLKLIAGRHITENDSHKILVHEDFAKANNLKLGNKIKLKANQYDTDNEHPSKDEVEVEIVGIFNGKNPKQATYQVELFENLFLTDLTTTRQLNAYTEQNEIYQDATFFTKGTKQLDEVMARAQKLPVNWQKYQLNKNSQELAGVTGAVNGVYGLIDGMLWATALVSVAVIGMVLYLWMNERKREAGVLLATGVPQSKIVLQYIAELVMIAVLSFGASYFTAGLIAQQMGDHVVSQAAQNATRQAGSSLNGASLGADADSVTSSRTLDKVTVGVQPTDLLAVWGAGLAVIIIAVLLASRPITQSTPKELLTEVD; encoded by the coding sequence ATGTCATTTATACAACGTGCCTGGTTGTATATCACCAGGAAAAAACTCAAAACGCTGATTTTGCTGGCGATTTTGCTGTGTATGTCGACGATTATGCTGAGTGGATTTGCCATCAAGCATTCGACCGACGCGGCGGCGCAGTCGCTGGACAAAACGCTCAAGGCCGGCTTCACGCTGGGCAATAATCCGCGCACCAATCCGGGAACAGCCCGCGGTTCGGGAACGGTGTCGAACAAAGACATCGACGCGGTGAAGAATCTGGAAGGCGTGACGGATTATGTCAAGCGCCAGAATGCCACGGTCGATTTTATCAATACCAAACTGGTGCCACTACCAAGTGGCGGCAGCGGCTATGACGCCGAGAAAGACAAACAGTTTGGCAATGCCGCCACCATCATTGGTGTCAATAAATCTGAGTCCGAGAAAAAGTTCCGGGCTGAGTCGCTCAAGCTCATCGCTGGCCGGCACATCACCGAGAACGATTCGCACAAAATTTTAGTGCACGAAGATTTTGCCAAGGCAAACAACCTGAAGCTTGGCAATAAAATTAAGTTAAAGGCCAATCAATACGACACCGACAACGAGCATCCATCCAAGGACGAGGTTGAAGTGGAAATCGTCGGTATATTTAACGGCAAAAACCCAAAGCAGGCGACGTACCAGGTGGAACTGTTTGAGAATTTATTCCTGACTGACCTCACGACAACTCGCCAGTTGAACGCGTATACCGAGCAAAATGAGATTTACCAAGACGCCACGTTCTTCACCAAAGGCACCAAACAGCTGGACGAGGTGATGGCGCGGGCACAGAAATTGCCGGTCAATTGGCAAAAGTATCAATTGAATAAGAATAGTCAGGAACTGGCTGGTGTGACTGGTGCGGTGAACGGCGTGTACGGCCTGATCGACGGCATGTTGTGGGCGACGGCGCTGGTTAGTGTCGCGGTGATCGGCATGGTGCTGTATTTGTGGATGAACGAGCGCAAGCGCGAAGCGGGCGTACTCTTGGCGACGGGTGTGCCGCAGTCAAAGATTGTGTTGCAATATATCGCTGAGCTGGTGATGATCGCGGTGCTGAGCTTCGGTGCGTCGTACTTTACCGCAGGGCTAATTGCTCAACAAATGGGTGATCACGTGGTATCGCAGGCGGCGCAGAATGCCACACGTCAAGCTGGCAGTTCCCTCAACGGTGCGTCGCTCGGTGCTGACGCCGACTCGGTGACGTCATCACGCACGCTCGACAAGGTGACAGTTGGTGTGCAGCCGACGGATCTGCTGGCGGTGTGGGGCGCTGGACTGGCGGTGATTATTATCGCGGTGCTGCTGGCTTCGCGGCCGATTACCCAATCAACGCCAAAAGAATTACTAACCGAAGTGGACTAG